GCGTTGCGCCAGAAGCGATCCAGCCCCTGGGGCCTGAGGGTCGCCGAAGCGCCCAGGGCGTCGAACAGGCGACCGGAGGCGTCGATGATCAGATCGGTGACCACGTTCAGCGACTGGCAAACCTCCAGCTCAGCCAGCTCCACCGCGCGATCTTCCGCCGCCTGGTCATCCGCGTGCCTGAGGTTGTACACCCGTTGCAGCGCCTCGGCATTCTTCAGCGTGATCACCCCGGCGCAATAGGCGGCGCTACGCACCTGGCCCACTACGGCCAGCACCTGCGGGTCCTGACTGACGCGGTCGGCATTGCCAATGGTGAAGGTGCGGGTACGCGCCGCCACGGCGGCTGCCACCTCGCTGCTCATGGCGCGTCCCATGCCGGCGAGGTTGGCCAGGTGGAAGACCTGGAAGAAACCCGGCGAATAGCGGAAGCGCTCGCCCACCGCCACCACGTCCGCCGGCGTTACCCGCACGTTGGTGAAGGTCGCGGTCCCGCTGGCGGTAAGGGTCTGGCCGAAACCGTTCCAGTCATCCACCACCTCCACACCCGGCGCGTCACGGCGAACCGTGGCCATCACCCGGTTACCGGCTTCGTCGGTGGCGCCCACGTCGATCCAGTCGGCGTAGAGCGAGCCCGTGGTGTAGAACTTGGTGCCCGAGAGCAGTAGTTGGTCGCCGTCGCGGCGTAGGCGGGTACTGAATTCGGCGCGGCGGGCATCGCCGACTTCGCTGGAAGCCGGCCCTATGGTCTCGCCAGCGGCGATACGGGCGAACCAGCGCGTACGGCGATCCTGGTCGTCGCTGTTCAGCAGGCCCTCGACGAAGCCCATGTGGCCGCGCACCGCTTGCACGAGGTTGGAATCGGCTTCGCCCAGCTCGATGAGCAGGGCGAACAGCTCCGGCAACGTCACCCCCGCGCCGCCCTGTTCGACGGGCAGGCGCAGGGCAGTGAACCCCGCAGCCTTGAGCCAACCCAGTTCTTCGACGGGTAGGCGCCGCTGCACCTCGCGCTCGATGGCCCCCTCCCGAATGCGTTCGAACAGGGGCTGGAAACGTGCCGAGAGTTCGGCGTGGCGAGTGGATGGGCCGGCGCCCCAGCCTGAGGATATGACGGTCATGCGCAGCAGATTCCTTCTGGAAGATTCAAAGCTCGTGGACGATGCCGAGGCGCCGCATTTCGGTGTGGGCAGCGCCAGTAGTGCCGATTAGGGTGATGGCCGCGACGAGGCCGCGGCCCAGGGTGCGAAGACGCTTCATGAATGGCTCCTTGCGTATCGGGTCAGGCGGCCAGGTGTTTCTTGTCGGCTTCGCTACGCGGCGAGCGGGCCTCGGCTGAGGGCCTGATGGCTTGGCTGGGGCGGCCGTCGACGCCGAGCGGTACCTCGCCAGCGATGGTGGTGCGCCGCACGATCCGCTCGGCACTGCCGTAGTCGTCGACGGCGATATGCTGGGTGGCGCGGTTGTCCCAGAGCACCACATCGCCCGTCCGCCAGCGCCAGCGCACGGTGTTTTCCAGCGCGGTGATGCGGTCCTGGAAGAGGCGCAGCAGTTGCTTGGAGTCGTTGGCGCTGACGCCCTGGATCTGCTTGACGAAATGCCCCAGCACCAGGACGCGTTCACCCGTTTCCGGATGGATCTGCACCAGCGGATGCTCGGTCTCGTAGATTTCGGCGGTGAATTCCTCGCGATAGCGGCGCAGGCCGTTGGCCTCGGCGTGGCGCGACGGTGCGTAATCGTAGACATTGCTGTGCAGGGCGCGTAGGCCGTCCGCCAGCGCCTTGAGCGGCTCCGGCAGGTCGGCATAGGCCGCGGCGGTATTGGCCCAGACGGTATCGCCGCCTCGGTCGGGTATCACCACGCCACGCAGGATGGAGATCTTCGGGTAGTCCACCACGAAGGTGACGTCGGTGTGCCAGGAGTTGGCCCGGCTGTGTCGTGAATCCAGGTTGAGAATGGCCGCGCTGCGCTCCGCCGAACGCACGGTGGGGTGGGGCACCTGCTCACCGAAGCGCCGGGAAAAGGCTTCGTGCTCGTCATCGCTCAGATGCTGGTCGCGCAGGAATATCACCTTGTGTTCGAGCAATGCCCGGTGCAATGCGGCAAAGGTCGACTCGTCGAGATCGGCGGACAACTTCACGCCGGAAATCTGCGCGCCGATACGACCGGTGAGAGGTTCGATCACGAGGGACATGGCAACACTCCTGGCGGCTGAGAGAGCGCTGGAGTTTAAAAGTCTAGTTTGGGGCGTTTCCAATCTTCATTGCTGCTAAGCATATGCTTGGCAGTCTGTCTTGATCGAAGTGTTCGCCAGGCAACACTTGGAGATCAGTTGTTTATATTTGGTTCGTTTTAAGTTTCTGATTTCTTTGATTTTGTTTGATTTAAATTTTCCCTGCACGACGTTTGGAGAAGTAACTGTTCGTGGGCAGTCATCTATCTTTCGATAATGCCGGGATCCGTAGCCAGCTTCTTCATGAGTTAATGCCAGAATGTTATTTGGCCAGGACCTATCCTTTGCTTACTGTCGCGCTACACCTGAATGCGATGGGATTTAGTGGTGACTGTCTACCTGGATACGCGGCATCGCCGCCTGGTGAAATTACTCGCGCGAACCTTCATGGCCCGTAGCGAATGGCCTACCTGGATTTTGCTGATCGGTGTCTACGGCAGTTGGCTGGGCCTGATCGCCGCCTGGCCGCTGCTGGGCTACTGGACGCTGCCACCGTTGATCCTGGTGGTGGTACTCCAGCAATCCCTGCAGCACGAATTGATTCATGGCCACCCCACACCCTGGCCGCGAATCAATGCCGCGCTGGCCTATCCGCCGCTCGGGCTGTGGTTTCCCTATCCGCTCTATCGCGACAGCCATCTGGCCCATCATCGCCGCGAACATCTCACCGACCCGACTCTCGATCCCGAAAGTCGCTATGTCGACGGCGAGCTCTGGGAGCGCAGGGGAACGACCGGACGTGGACTGCTTTGGCTGGACAAGACCTTGATCGGCCGGATCCTGATCGGGCCGCTGCTGGCGCTGCACGGGATGGTCGGGCACGAAGTCCGTCGCTGGCGCCAGGGCGAGCAGGGCGTGCTGCGCGTGTGGCTGGTCCACCTGGGATGGGTCGCCGCGCTGCTCACGAGCATCCAGCACTTCTCCGGCATGCCGCTATTGGTCTACGTCCTGGGGATCGCCTGGCCCGCCCTGGCACTGGCCTTGGTCAGGTCCTTCTACGAACACCGCCCCGCGCAGGACCCGGCACAGCGCTGTGTGCTCAATGAAAGCGCTGGGGCGTTGCGCCTGCTGTTCCTCAACAACACCTTGCATCTCGTCCACCATGACCTGCCTGGCTTGCCCTGGTATCTCATCCCGCGGGTCTATCGGGCGAGACGTAGCGCCTATCGAGTGCGCAGCGGTGACTTCGTCTTCTCGGGCTTTCTCGAACTGGGACGACGCTTCGCCTGGCGGGCCGTGGATGCCCCCGTGCACCCCAGTGCGAAAGTCTCACGGGGCGAGCGGGCCGGCGGCGAGCGTCCCTGCGTGCATTGCCTCCCATGGTAATACCACCCCTATAGTCGCTGAGTTCTCCTGGTCCGGCTCCCTGCCTCTTTCAGTCGCCAAGAGGGCAGGGCGTTGCCGCCTGCCTGTCCGGACCTTTGCTAGAGTGCCAGGCTTGGTCCGGGTTGCGAGGGGTGACAGGTGCAGGAATCGACGTTCGAGGTGATCGTGCTGGGGCTGGGCGCCATGGGAGCGGCCAGCCTGTATCAGCTGGCCAAGCGCGGCGTGAGGGTCGCGGGCATAGATCGCTTTGCGCCGCCCCATGAGCTGGGCTCCAGCCATGGGGCAACGCGCATCACGCGCCAGGCGGTGGGCGAGGGTGCCGCCTACGTCCCCTTGGCGCTGCGCTCTCATCAGCTATGGCGTGAACTGGAGGCGGAGCGAGGCGTGAGCCTGTTCGAGCAGTGCGGCGTGCTGATCATGACGGCGACGGCCACTGCCACGTCTCATCACGGGCGCCCGGATTTTACTCGGACCACCCTGGAGCTGGCGCGGCGCTACGGTATCGCCCACGAGGAGTGGGACGGCCCCACCATTCGCCAGCGCTTTCCACAGTTCCAGGTGGCGGACGACGCTCTCGGCTATTTCGAGCCTGGGGGCGGTTATCTCTACCCGGAAGCCTGTATCCAGGCCCAGTTGGACGGTGCCCTGGAGCGGGGCGCCCGGCTGTTCACCGACACCGTCATCGACCGCTTGGAGCAGGATGCCCATGGCGTGATCCTGCATTCGGCTCAGGGGCGCTGGCGTGCCAAGCGGGTAGTGGTTGCCGCCGGCATGTGGAGCGCCGAGCTGCTGGGAGCGCCTTTCGACAAGCTACTGCGCGTCTGTCGCCAGACCCTTCATTGGTTCGAAGTGGTCGAGCCCGAACGGTTTCCCGTTGACTCTCCCAGTTTCATCCTGGCCCATGGCAGCGGCGACAGCGATCTCTTCTACGGCTTTCCGCCCTTGCCCGGTGAAGGCTCGATGAAGGTGGCTACCGAACAATATGAAGATAATACCACCCCTGTAGGAATTGATCGCTCACTTCATCCTGAAGAATCGAGCAGGCTGTTCAGTGATCAAGTGGAAAGGTGGATCGCCGGACTGGGGCCACGCGCCCTGCGCAGCGCGGTCTGTGCCTACACCGTGACACCGGATTTCGGCTTCATCGTCGATGAGCATCCGGCCATGCCCGGCGTGACCGTGGTCAGTGCCTGCTCCGGGCATGGCTTCAAGCATTCGGCGGCGCTGGGCGAGGCGCTGGCGCAACGAGTCACCGAAGGGCGCAGCGATCTCGACCTGAGCAGCTTCAGTCTGGCGCGGTTCGGCTAGCGACTGCGCACCGTCAGGGTCACCAGCCGCGTCACCACCAGGGCGATATACATGACGCCGGAGAACTGGCCCAGCATGACCAGCGAGCGCGCCATGGGGCGGATGGGATAGATATCGCTCAGGCCGACGCCGGAGAGGATCGCGAAGCTGACGTAGAGCAATTCCGTCCAGGTCCGCGCGTCCATGGGGTCGTTGGCGGCGGTGAAGCTGTGCGGCTGCAGGATCTGGCAGGCCGAGTAGGCGTGGGCGAAGGCCCAGGCCAGCAGGGTGAAGGTCGCGCCGACGGCGAAGAGTTCATCGGTAGTCGCGCGCTGGTCTTCCATCATGTAGGCGATGAGGCTGCCCGCCGCATAGAAGTAGAAGACCGCATCGAGGATCGCGAGGGACACTATCAGCTGGGTGTTGCCGTGCCATTCGACCAGCACCGTCAGCACCAGGATGCAGCCGGCGAGAATGAAGCCTAGCCATTGGATGGTCGGACTGCGACGCACCATGCGCAAGGCGGTGGCCAGGACGATGATGCCGAAGGCGCCGATGAGGGCGCGGCCATGCTCTTCCTGTTCCACCAGCGGATAGAGGAGCAGGCCGAGCAGCTGGATGAACAGCAGGTTGGCGGAGGGGTAGCGGACCAGGTAGTGCAGCGGGGTTTTCATCGGAGCTCGGTGACAGGTCGGAGGGCGCAAGCGTAGCGGTTGGTGAGGGGAGCCGCCACGGGCAACGTCCCTGCCCATGGCGTAACGCTCAGTTGCCTTTGCGGCGCGTGACCGGCAGCAGAATGGTGAGCACGCCCAGCAGCGGCATGTAGGAGCACAGCTGGTAGACGTATTCGATGCCGCGGTGGTCCGCCAGGTTGCCCAGGCCCGCCGCGGCGATGGCGCTGACGCCGAACATCAGGCCGAAGAAGACCCCGGCGATCATGCCCACGTTGCCCGGCACCAGTTCCTGGGCATAGACCACGATGGCGGAAAAGGCCGAGGCCAGGACGAAGCCGATGATCACGCTGAGGACACTGGTCCAGAACAGGTCCACGTAGGGCAGGGCGAGGGTGAAGGGCGCCGCCCCGAGGATGGAGAACCAGATGACCGCCTTGCGACCGATGCGATCGCCGATGGGGCCGCCCAGGAAGGTCCCGGCCGCCACCGCTCCGAGAAAGAGAAACAGGTGCAGTTGGGAGCTGGCTACCGACAGACCGAAGCGCTCGATGAGATAGAAGGTGAAGTAGCTGGTGATGCTGGCCATGTAGATGTACTTGGAGAATACCAGCAGCGCCAGTATGACCAATGCGAAGGTCACGCGACCGCGCGAGAGGCCGTGGCCCAGGTTCACCGGCTTGCGGCCCTTGGCGTTGCGCAGGTGGTTGCGATACCAGCGCGACAGCCCGTACTGCATGCCAATGGCGAAGAGCGCGAACAGGGCGAACCAGGCCACATGACTCTGGCCATAGGGAATGATGATCGCCGCCGCCAGTAGGGGGCCAATGGCCGTGCCGGCGTTGCCGCCCACCTGGAAGGTCGATTGGGCCAGACCGAAGCGACCACCCGAGGCCAGGCGCGCCACGCGTGAGGTTTCCGGGTGGAAGGTCGAGGAGCCGACTCCGATCAGGGCGGAGGCGGCAAGTATCGCCGGAAAGCTGCCGACGAAGGCGAGCAGCAGAACACCGAACAGGGTGCAGACCATGCCGGCGGGCAGCAAATAGGGCTTCGGGTAGCGATCGGTATGGAAGCCGATCCAGGGTTGCAGCAGCGAGGCGGTGATCTGGAACGCCAGGGTGATCAAGCCGATTTGGGTAAAAGTCAGATCATAGCTGTCCTTGAGCATCGGATAGATCGACGGCAGGACGGACTGGATAAGGTCGTTGACGAGGTGGGCGAGCGCGCAGGAAGCGAGGATCCCCATCACCAGAGGCGAGGCTCCGGAGGTGGCGGAGAGGGGTGTTTCGCCGGGTGCCGCCGGGGTGGCAGAGGAGACGGCCATGCAGGTATTACCCTTATTATTTATGTACAGCCACTCACTGTGGCATTCTGTCGACTCCGAATCCAGTGCTAGTTACCGGATATTTCCGGCGGCCGATCACGCGGATCCGGGTCTTGTGGCACGCTACGGTGCTGCTGGCTCTGACCAATCCTGTTCACGCCTTTCGCAACGGCATATCCCATGACTGTTAAAGATCCACTGCTCCTCGACCAGCAACTGTGCTTCTCCCTGTACTCGGCTTCGCTCGCCATGACGCAGCTCTATAAGCCATTACTGGAGAGCATGGGGCTCACCTTCCCTCAATACCTGATCATGCTCGTGCTGTGGGAGCATGACGGTTTGACGCTCAAGGAGCTGTCCAATCGGCTGCGCCAGGATTCGGGAGCCCTGACCCCGGTGGTCAAGCGCCTCGAAGCCGCCGGCCTGGTCACGCGCCGCCGCAGCACCGAAGACGAGCGCAACCTGTCGATCGAACTCACCCCTGCCGGTCGTGGCCTGCGTGATCAGGCCAATGGGGTCAACGGGCGGGTACGGGAAGTCTGCGCCCTGGGCGATGCCGGCCTGGACGACCTGCGGGAGACCCTGATCATGCTGCGTAGTCGGCTGGACGAAGAAGGCGCGACCCGTTCCTGAACCAACCGCGGGGTGGCGGTTCCCATGGCTACAGTCGCCGAGGAAATCGTATGACCTTCACCTACCAGCCTGACCAAGACTACTTGCTCGTCGATCTCGCCAGCGGTCGTACCGCCGGCAAGCTGTTGCAGGGGGAACTGCACATCGCCGAGGGCTGCCAGGACGAGGATCCGCGAACCTATGCGCGGCTGCTTGGCGAGGAACTGCGCAGTACCCTGGGCGACGTGGTCGGCCAGCGCGAGGGCGATATCCTCACCCTGCGCCGCACCGGTATCCAGTTGCGGCTGGTGCCCCGGGAAGTCGCCTGTGATTAGCCGGGTTTTCCGTGCCGTCCGAACAGCGCCTTGAACAGCCAGGCGACCAACGCCACGTTGATCAGTGCCAGCAGGCACAGCAGCCCCAGTACCGCCTGGGTGCCGTAGTGCTCCAGTACATAGCCGCAGATCAGCGGTGTCGCTGCCTGCCCCAGTAGCGCGGGGCGCGCCATTCGCCCCAGCACCTGGGCATATTCAGCCGGGCTCCAGAGCACCAGTGGCAGGGTGCCGCGAATGATCGCCCGCAGCCCATTGCCCGCCCCGAAAATCACCAGGCCGACCACCGTGACCCAGGCGATGGCGGGTCCCAGGGTCACCAACAGCAGTCCACAGGCCGTGCAGACCACCGATGCCAGGGCGGTCCAGAGTGGATGACTGTTGCGGTTGAGCAGATCGATGACGCGGGAGGCCACCTGGCTCGGACCCAGGCAGGCACTCAGCGCCACGGCGCTGGCCAGGCCATAGCCCAGGCCCTGCAGCAGCGTGATCAACTGGATGGAAATCGCCGTCATCAGGACGGCGCCCAGGGTGAACAGGGCGGTGAGTACCCCATAGAGGGCGCGATTCACCGGCGCCACTGGTTGCTCTTGATTCGCCGGAGACACCTTCCGGGTCGTCGCGGGTGCGGGCAGGGCGTACCGGTACAGCGGCGCGACCGTCAGCAGCAGGACCGTGGCATAGGTGAGGCAGGCGCCGCGCCACCCCAGATGGGTGACCAGCAAGGCGGCCAGCGGCCAGGTGATGGCGGTACAGAATCCGGACACCAGGGTGATGCCACTGATCGCCGCCCGGGCCTGGGCGCCGTAGCAGGTGCCCAGGGTGGCGAAGAGGGCATCGTACAGCCCGGCCGCCATGCCGATCCCCATGATCACCCAGGCCAGCACGAATACCGGCAACTGGTGAGCGCTGGCCATGAGCGCAAGACCACTGGCCACGATCACGCCACTCAGCGACAGCAGCGTGCGCCCGCGGTGGCGGGCGATCAGGCGGCCACAGGCTGGAGCCAGCAGGCCGGATACCAGCACGCCGAGGGAAAGCCCGCCATAGACCCACTGGCGCGACCACCCGGTGTCCCGCACCACCGGATCGGCCAGCACCGCGAGAATGAAGAAGGAGCCACCCCACACGAGGATCTGGGCGATACCGAGCAACAGGACCTGGCGCCTGGACGCCTTGGGTGTAGCGGAAGTCATGGCAATGAGGCTGCGCGAAAACGAGGGGCGGACGTTAGCGGTTGCCAAGGTCTGCTGCAATCATAAGACGTCATAATTCAGGCGCCATTTTGTAATCAAGCCGACATCTGCTCGTCCTAGGCTTCGACATACAACCGTCTTTTAGCAGTGGCGAACCATGCTCCGTCTCCTCACTCCTCTCCGTCGTTTATCGCGTCGTTCCTGGCTGAGATCACTCAGGACCGGCCCGCGGATGCTTTGCTCCTTCACCCTCGCTGCCATGCTGCTGGCCGGCCTCGGCACCTTCTCGCTGTGGGAAATGCAGCAACTGCGGCGCCAGGCACTGATCATGGAGCAGGATTGCCTGCCCAGCATCGCCATCGCCGATGCCCTGGCGGTCAACCTCGGCAAGTTGCGTAACCAAGCCTCGGTGGTGTTGCTCAACGCCGAGGACCCGGGTGCCGTGGCCATGACCAAGGTCACCCTGGAGCAGCTGGTGAACGAGACCGACCAACTGTTCCGCGACTATCAGCCGGTGATCAGTAATGCCACCGAGGGCGACTCGGTCAAGGCGCTGCACGCTGCCTACCAGCCCTTCGTGAGCGGACTGCGCAAGGAAGTGCAACTGATCGAGGAAAAACAGCTCGCGGCGGCGCGGGTCCAGCTGGACACCGTGGTTAACTTGCAGGGCGACCTGATGGACATGCAGGTCCAACTGCTACGTGAACTGAACAAGCAGAGCGCGGCCCAGGCCAAGGATCGGGCCGAAGCCCAATTCGTCCAGGCCCGTACCATCGTCTGGTCGGCCATCGGCGGGGCCATCGTGCTGCTGCTGCTCCTGGCCTGGCGCCTGACCCGTAGCGTGGTACAGCCGCTCCGGCAAGCGGTGGACATTTCCACCGGCATCGCGGCGGGCGATCTGCGGCAGAACATCCAAGCCCAGGGGCGCGACGAGGCGACCCAGTTGCTGCTGGCGCTGGAGCGCATGCAGGGCAATCTACGCGAGGTGCTGGCACATACCGGCAATGCGTCCGAGCAACTGGCGTCGGCCTCGACGCAGATGTGCGCGGTGATGGAAGAGAGTTGTCTCAACCTCGAGCGGCAGACCGCCGAGATCCAGCAAGCCGCAACGGCGGTCAACGAACTCAACCAGGCGGTGCAGGTGGTCTGCGAGCACGCGACGTCCACCTCGGAAGAGTCTCGTCGTTGTGTCCACCAGGCCTATGAGGGACAGGCGCAGGTCCAGGAGACCCTGGCCGCCATCACCCAGCTGGTGGGCAACGTCGACGAAGCGGCTGCCCAGGCGGAGCATCTGGCCGAACAGTCCCAGGGCATCAGCAAGATGCTCGATGTGATCCGCAACGTGGCCGAGCAGACCAATCTGCTGGCGCTCAACGCCGCCATCGAAGCGGCGCGCGCGGGTGAGGCCGGCAGGGGCTTCGCGGTCGTGGCGGACGAAGTCCGCGGCCTGGCGCGGCGTACCGGTGATTCGACCCGCGAGATCGAAGACCTGATCGGGGGGGTGCAGCAGGTGAGCCACAAGACCGCGGCGGCACTCGATCAGAGCCGTGCCCAGGCCAGCCAGACGCGCGACAAGGCCCAGGCCACCTGGCAGGTGCTCGAGGGCATCACCCAGGCCATCGCCGCCATCGAGCGACGTAACGATGCCATTTCCGCGGCGACCCAGCAGCAGACGGCAACCACCATAGAAGTCGACCGTAACCTGACGCTGATTCGCGACGCCGCGACCCAGACCTCCGCCGGGGCGCAACAGACCAGTGCCAGCAGCCAGCAACTCTCGAGTCTGGCCGCCGATCTGCACGGCACTCTGCAACGCTTCGTGGTCTGAAGCCGACCCCTGGGCGGACCAGGGGCCTCAGGCGGCCAGCATCACCCGGTCGCGGCCTTCCTGCTTACCCCGGTAGAGCGCCTGGTCAGCGCGCTCCAGGGCGCTGGCGAAGGCCTCGCAGTTGCGGATCTCGCAGACCGCCAGGGTCGCCGTGACCCGTGCCGGCCCGCGTTCGAGGGCTTGGGTCACCTCGGTGAGGCGTTGCCGGATGCGCTCCGCGACCGTCCAGGCCACGCTGGTCGGTGCGCTGGGCAACAGGACGAGGAATTCCTCGCCACCCCAGCGCGCGGCAAGATCCGATTGCCGGACCTCGCGGCGGATGACATCAGCGATCCCTTGTAGCACCAGATCGCCGCAGTCATGGCCGAAGCGATCATTGATGTGCTTGAAATGATCGATGTCGAACAGGATGAGACTGCCGTTCAGGCATTGGCCGTTGACTGACCGGTCGAGGATGCGCCGCCGGTTGTACAGATTGGTGAGGCTGTCATGGCTGGCGGAGTGCAACAGGTCCAGCTGCATCTTGGTGCTGTGGTGGAAGGACGCGCCGGTACCATACAGGAGCAGCAGCAGGGCGCAGATGATATTGCTGGTGCCGAAGAGGTGCAGGACCCAGGGCGAAAGCCCTGCCGCGGGGTGCAGCAGGTAGCCGCCGGCCAGGGTGACCAGGATGGCGATGACCAGCAGCAGATGCCGTTTGGGCGCGGTACGGTAGTTGTAGATGACGATGGGCAGGATGCACAGCATGTAGTAATGAAAGTTACTGTCCCAGCCGAGCTGCCAGGTGGCCAGCCAGGCGTGGGCGACGATTTCGCTGCACATGGTGAGGCTCGCGGCCCGATAGCGGCGGCGGCGCAGGGCGGCCAGGCACCCCAGGTACATCGAGACGCTGAGCACATTGGCCCAGACCATCAGGGTCTTGTCGAGCAGGACGAAGACGGTCAGCAGGACCAGGTGAATCGCCATGGCCGATTGCACCACGGGTTTGGCGACGCACCAGAACTGTTCCAGGGAATCTTCCAGGGCCTGGTCACGATCGCGGGAGGAAAGAACACTCATCAAGGGATCCGTTAAGCTACATTGCGCCAACAATAAACGCGCTAATAGTAAGCTTAATGGCAAACGGCCAGCCTGGCCAATCCTCCGGTCGAGCGGAGCGGAAGCAGTGCCCAATGGATCACCAGGCGGGACGACCCGTCGGTCACCTTTGGAGATCGCGAGTACTCCCAGCCCGTATGGCCCGTCACCACGCTGCTCGGTCGACACAGGCCGAGCGATCCACGGCGTTTCGCCGAAGCCACTGAGCTGTACTGCGGGCTGCTGCTCCTGGATTCCGGGTGGGCAGGCTCACAGTCTTGATCGGTCCTTACTGGGCATTCGTCCTGTTGTCGTCGCCTGCTAACCAGGAAACACTCGG
The window above is part of the Pseudomonas oryzihabitans genome. Proteins encoded here:
- a CDS encoding ion channel, with amino-acid sequence MKTPLHYLVRYPSANLLFIQLLGLLLYPLVEQEEHGRALIGAFGIIVLATALRMVRRSPTIQWLGFILAGCILVLTVLVEWHGNTQLIVSLAILDAVFYFYAAGSLIAYMMEDQRATTDELFAVGATFTLLAWAFAHAYSACQILQPHSFTAANDPMDARTWTELLYVSFAILSGVGLSDIYPIRPMARSLVMLGQFSGVMYIALVVTRLVTLTVRSR
- a CDS encoding MFS transporter, with protein sequence MTSATPKASRRQVLLLGIAQILVWGGSFFILAVLADPVVRDTGWSRQWVYGGLSLGVLVSGLLAPACGRLIARHRGRTLLSLSGVIVASGLALMASAHQLPVFVLAWVIMGIGMAAGLYDALFATLGTCYGAQARAAISGITLVSGFCTAITWPLAALLVTHLGWRGACLTYATVLLLTVAPLYRYALPAPATTRKVSPANQEQPVAPVNRALYGVLTALFTLGAVLMTAISIQLITLLQGLGYGLASAVALSACLGPSQVASRVIDLLNRNSHPLWTALASVVCTACGLLLVTLGPAIAWVTVVGLVIFGAGNGLRAIIRGTLPLVLWSPAEYAQVLGRMARPALLGQAATPLICGYVLEHYGTQAVLGLLCLLALINVALVAWLFKALFGRHGKPG
- a CDS encoding MarR family winged helix-turn-helix transcriptional regulator; translation: MTVKDPLLLDQQLCFSLYSASLAMTQLYKPLLESMGLTFPQYLIMLVLWEHDGLTLKELSNRLRQDSGALTPVVKRLEAAGLVTRRRSTEDERNLSIELTPAGRGLRDQANGVNGRVREVCALGDAGLDDLRETLIMLRSRLDEEGATRS
- a CDS encoding MFS transporter, translated to MAVSSATPAAPGETPLSATSGASPLVMGILASCALAHLVNDLIQSVLPSIYPMLKDSYDLTFTQIGLITLAFQITASLLQPWIGFHTDRYPKPYLLPAGMVCTLFGVLLLAFVGSFPAILAASALIGVGSSTFHPETSRVARLASGGRFGLAQSTFQVGGNAGTAIGPLLAAAIIIPYGQSHVAWFALFALFAIGMQYGLSRWYRNHLRNAKGRKPVNLGHGLSRGRVTFALVILALLVFSKYIYMASITSYFTFYLIERFGLSVASSQLHLFLFLGAVAAGTFLGGPIGDRIGRKAVIWFSILGAAPFTLALPYVDLFWTSVLSVIIGFVLASAFSAIVVYAQELVPGNVGMIAGVFFGLMFGVSAIAAAGLGNLADHRGIEYVYQLCSYMPLLGVLTILLPVTRRKGN
- a CDS encoding fatty acid desaturase codes for the protein MTVYLDTRHRRLVKLLARTFMARSEWPTWILLIGVYGSWLGLIAAWPLLGYWTLPPLILVVVLQQSLQHELIHGHPTPWPRINAALAYPPLGLWFPYPLYRDSHLAHHRREHLTDPTLDPESRYVDGELWERRGTTGRGLLWLDKTLIGRILIGPLLALHGMVGHEVRRWRQGEQGVLRVWLVHLGWVAALLTSIQHFSGMPLLVYVLGIAWPALALALVRSFYEHRPAQDPAQRCVLNESAGALRLLFLNNTLHLVHHDLPGLPWYLIPRVYRARRSAYRVRSGDFVFSGFLELGRRFAWRAVDAPVHPSAKVSRGERAGGERPCVHCLPW
- a CDS encoding methyl-accepting chemotaxis protein; this translates as MLRLLTPLRRLSRRSWLRSLRTGPRMLCSFTLAAMLLAGLGTFSLWEMQQLRRQALIMEQDCLPSIAIADALAVNLGKLRNQASVVLLNAEDPGAVAMTKVTLEQLVNETDQLFRDYQPVISNATEGDSVKALHAAYQPFVSGLRKEVQLIEEKQLAAARVQLDTVVNLQGDLMDMQVQLLRELNKQSAAQAKDRAEAQFVQARTIVWSAIGGAIVLLLLLAWRLTRSVVQPLRQAVDISTGIAAGDLRQNIQAQGRDEATQLLLALERMQGNLREVLAHTGNASEQLASASTQMCAVMEESCLNLERQTAEIQQAATAVNELNQAVQVVCEHATSTSEESRRCVHQAYEGQAQVQETLAAITQLVGNVDEAAAQAEHLAEQSQGISKMLDVIRNVAEQTNLLALNAAIEAARAGEAGRGFAVVADEVRGLARRTGDSTREIEDLIGGVQQVSHKTAAALDQSRAQASQTRDKAQATWQVLEGITQAIAAIERRNDAISAATQQQTATTIEVDRNLTLIRDAATQTSAGAQQTSASSQQLSSLAADLHGTLQRFVV
- a CDS encoding acyl-CoA dehydrogenase family protein → MTVISSGWGAGPSTRHAELSARFQPLFERIREGAIEREVQRRLPVEELGWLKAAGFTALRLPVEQGGAGVTLPELFALLIELGEADSNLVQAVRGHMGFVEGLLNSDDQDRRTRWFARIAAGETIGPASSEVGDARRAEFSTRLRRDGDQLLLSGTKFYTTGSLYADWIDVGATDEAGNRVMATVRRDAPGVEVVDDWNGFGQTLTASGTATFTNVRVTPADVVAVGERFRYSPGFFQVFHLANLAGMGRAMSSEVAAAVAARTRTFTIGNADRVSQDPQVLAVVGQVRSAAYCAGVITLKNAEALQRVYNLRHADDQAAEDRAVELAELEVCQSLNVVTDLIIDASGRLFDALGASATLRPQGLDRFWRNARTLASHNPRIYKDRIVGDYAVNGTPPPPQWKIGVA
- the solA gene encoding N-methyl-L-tryptophan oxidase, with product MQESTFEVIVLGLGAMGAASLYQLAKRGVRVAGIDRFAPPHELGSSHGATRITRQAVGEGAAYVPLALRSHQLWRELEAERGVSLFEQCGVLIMTATATATSHHGRPDFTRTTLELARRYGIAHEEWDGPTIRQRFPQFQVADDALGYFEPGGGYLYPEACIQAQLDGALERGARLFTDTVIDRLEQDAHGVILHSAQGRWRAKRVVVAAGMWSAELLGAPFDKLLRVCRQTLHWFEVVEPERFPVDSPSFILAHGSGDSDLFYGFPPLPGEGSMKVATEQYEDNTTPVGIDRSLHPEESSRLFSDQVERWIAGLGPRALRSAVCAYTVTPDFGFIVDEHPAMPGVTVVSACSGHGFKHSAALGEALAQRVTEGRSDLDLSSFSLARFG
- a CDS encoding TauD/TfdA dioxygenase family protein → MSLVIEPLTGRIGAQISGVKLSADLDESTFAALHRALLEHKVIFLRDQHLSDDEHEAFSRRFGEQVPHPTVRSAERSAAILNLDSRHSRANSWHTDVTFVVDYPKISILRGVVIPDRGGDTVWANTAAAYADLPEPLKALADGLRALHSNVYDYAPSRHAEANGLRRYREEFTAEIYETEHPLVQIHPETGERVLVLGHFVKQIQGVSANDSKQLLRLFQDRITALENTVRWRWRTGDVVLWDNRATQHIAVDDYGSAERIVRRTTIAGEVPLGVDGRPSQAIRPSAEARSPRSEADKKHLAA